One segment of Cynocephalus volans isolate mCynVol1 chromosome 8, mCynVol1.pri, whole genome shotgun sequence DNA contains the following:
- the C2CD4D gene encoding C2 calcium-dependent domain-containing protein 4D: MWLLEKAGYRVGTAEPAARWAPSGRFPKRPAPGPPSRAYPNVLTPDRVPQFFVPPRLPDQGGAEPPAVRDAGGRGLSAACSLPHLAGREGWAFLPESPHTRRRESLFHSPPRAPAGGLPPALSQLRVSTPDLRLCLGPESDTASSPDSSPTGSTRPGPGRRRPPRPNSLSPEEASSADTSPSARRRARPPTPPLFHLDFLCCRLLPTKESVLRLGPRGGQLRLCAEFQAGPGRLRLRLVSAEGLPRPRASAGSGGGGCCVELRLRPRVRPRAQRTRVVKCSANPIFNEDFFFDGLGMPDLAARSLRAKVLDRGTGLRRDVLLGKCETPLIALLPPLGGGLGPGASLAPAHLSL, translated from the coding sequence ATGTGGCTCTTGGAGAAAGCTGGCTACAGGGTGGGCACCGCGGAGCCCGCGGCCCGGTGGGCGCCCTCTGGCCGGTTTCCTAAGCGCCCCGCCCCGGGCCCGCCGTCCCGCGCCTATCCCAACGTCCTCACCCCGGATCGCGTCCCGCAGTTCTTCGTCCCGCCTCGGCTCCCGGACCAGGGCGGCGCCGAGCCTCCGGCCGTGCGCGACGCGGGCGGGCGCGGCCTCTCCGCGGCCTGCTCGCTGCCGCACCTGGCGGGCCGCGAAGGCTGGGCCTTCCTGCCCGAGAGCCCGCACACGCGCAGGCGCGAGTCCCTCTTCCACTCGCCGCCGCGCGCCCCGGCTGGGGGGCTGCCCCCGGCGCTGTCCCAGCTGCGCGTCTCCACCCCGGACCTGCGCCTCTGCCTGGGCCCCGAGAGCGACACGGCCTCGTCGCCCGACTCGTCGCCCACGGGCTCCACGCGGCCGGGCCCCGGACGGCGCCGGCCGCCCAGGCCGAACTCCCTGTCCCCGGAGGAGGCGAGCTCGGCCGACACCAGCCCGTCTGCGCGCCGCCGCGCGAGGCCGCCCACGCCGCCGCTCTTCCACCTCGACTTCCTGTGCTGCCGGCTGCTGCCGACCAAGGAGAGCGTGCTGCGCCTCGGGCCCCGCGGCGGGCAGCTGCGGCTCTGCGCCGAGTTCCAGGCCGGGCCCGGGCGGCTGCGGCTGCGCCTGGTGAGCGCCGAGGGCCTGCCCCGGCCGCGGGCCAGCGCcgggagcggcggcggcggctgctgcgTGGAGCTGAGGCTGCGGCCCCGCGTCCGGCCGCGGGCGCAGCGGACCCGCGTGGTCAAGTGCAGCGCCAACCCCATCTTCAATGAGGACTTCTTCTTCGACGGGCTCGGCATGCCAGACCTGGCCGCCCGCAGTCTGAGGGCCAAGGTGCTGGACAGGGGCACAGGGCTCCGCAGGGACGTGCTGCTGGGGAAGTGTGAGACGCCTCTTATTGCCCTGCTGCCCCCCTTGGGTGGGGGACTAGGCCCAGGGGCGTCCCTGGCGCCCGCCCATCTCAGCCTGTAG